One genomic window of Cyprinus carpio isolate SPL01 chromosome A23, ASM1834038v1, whole genome shotgun sequence includes the following:
- the LOC109054129 gene encoding cAMP-dependent protein kinase inhibitor gamma-like — protein sequence MMDVETSYTEFINCDRTGRRNAVPDIQGEAVAKGTSELTKDMAQMDLKAAEGDASGSPAPEAEASGSQDKQGTEGPS from the exons ATGATGGACGTTGAGACGTCATATACAGAGTTCATAAACTGTGATCGTACAGGTCGCAGGAACGCAGTGCCAGACATTCAAGGAGAGGCAGTAGCGAAGGGGACCAGTGAACTAACCAAAGACATGGCTCAGATGGACCTGAAAGCTGCAG AGGGAGATGCTTCTGGATCTCCTGCCCCTGAAGCAGAGGCATCTGGGAGCCAGGATAAACAGGGGACAGAGGGACCGTCATAA